From Paenibacillus sp. GP183, one genomic window encodes:
- a CDS encoding ROK family transcriptional regulator: MKLTGDLNLVKKINTSIVLNHIRSFSPISRARIAEMTGLTKATVSSLVNELIESHLTYEIGAGASSGGRKPMMLLFNSTAGYAVGVDLGVNYIYAALSDLNGALIEDYRIKHDNASQDLVISELKACIREVIARAPKNAYGIVGISIGIPGISDEQGNVLFAPNLRWENVPLQQIIEAEFHIPVVIDNEANAGAVGEKQFGTAKSASNLVYISIGSGIGTGIIIKNELYRGSSGFSGEIGHMSIEHDGLKCVCGNKGCWELYASEKALLDQARHVFGDVKLTLEKLLSMADEGNQRVIELFEQLGNYLSVGVVNIINSLNPEMIVIGGRLAEAQQWLSKPLLKGLKERSLPYPRDQLHVLFSELGIEATVLGACSIAIHAFFAANPSWVELQSYFPT, translated from the coding sequence ATGAAACTGACCGGGGATTTGAATCTTGTCAAAAAAATCAACACATCGATTGTGCTCAATCACATTCGAAGCTTCTCTCCAATTTCGCGTGCACGCATTGCGGAAATGACAGGATTAACAAAAGCAACCGTATCCAGCTTGGTCAATGAGCTTATTGAGAGCCATCTAACCTATGAGATCGGTGCCGGCGCATCCAGTGGCGGACGCAAGCCGATGATGCTGCTGTTCAATAGTACTGCAGGCTATGCCGTAGGCGTTGATCTGGGCGTCAATTATATATATGCCGCTTTGAGCGATTTGAACGGTGCTCTCATCGAAGATTATAGAATTAAACACGACAATGCCTCTCAGGATCTAGTCATTTCCGAATTAAAAGCATGTATCCGCGAAGTCATTGCGCGCGCGCCCAAGAATGCATACGGAATCGTAGGCATTAGCATCGGAATTCCCGGCATTAGCGATGAGCAAGGGAATGTGCTGTTCGCTCCCAACCTGCGCTGGGAAAACGTTCCGCTTCAGCAAATCATTGAAGCTGAATTCCATATCCCGGTAGTCATTGATAATGAAGCCAATGCGGGGGCTGTTGGCGAGAAGCAATTCGGGACCGCAAAATCCGCTTCGAATTTGGTTTATATCAGCATCGGGAGCGGAATCGGTACCGGCATTATTATCAAAAACGAGCTCTATCGGGGATCGTCCGGTTTTTCAGGCGAGATTGGACATATGTCCATCGAGCATGACGGTCTTAAATGTGTATGCGGCAATAAGGGCTGTTGGGAGCTTTATGCATCGGAAAAAGCGCTATTGGATCAAGCACGCCATGTGTTTGGAGATGTCAAATTGACTCTAGAGAAGCTGTTAAGCATGGCTGATGAGGGGAATCAGAGAGTAATTGAACTCTTTGAACAATTGGGAAATTATTTGAGCGTTGGGGTAGTTAACATCATTAATAGTTTGAATCCGGAGATGATCGTCATCGGCGGAAGGCTGGCAGAAGCACAGCAATGGCTGAGCAAGCCATTGCTGAAGGGTTTGAAAGAACGCTCCCTTCCCTATCCCCGAGATCAGCTGCATGTGCTGTTCTCGGAGCTCGGAATAGAGGCCACTGTGCTCGGAGCCTGCTCTATTGCAATTCATGCTTTTTTTGCAGCCAATCCTTCCTGGGTCGAGCTGCAATCTTATTTTCCAACCTGA
- a CDS encoding ABC transporter ATP-binding protein: MQVEIGASPVGREDRKAAFRSVLGYMKPFRWTFVSVFFCTVLAIAADLLQPYLVKIAIDDNLLAGKNDLPGLFIICGIYFALSIIGFIFSYLQSNLLQYAGQSIVGRIRKDLFAHITKLPMSFFDRFSNGSLVTHVSGDTETINQFFNQVLLSLMRDGMTLLFIIILMFHLDSTLALYSMLLIPIIAFIAFAFRSYMRKTYQISRANLSRLIAFVAENLAGMNIIQSFHQEKKQEQYFTDRNQIYLKSNLREIRTNVLFNRSFDILGNLSIAFVTWLGGMAVFHHTMEFGVLYAFITYIRQFFQPINAITQQWNTLQSSTVAMERIWRLFSIKSEIQESAAPQEIDLKKVKGKLDYQHVEFGYSPESTVIHDLDLHISAGEMIGIVGTTGAGKSSLMSLLCRFYDVREGSILIDGTDIRDIPQQTLQRMIGLVQQEPFLYSGSIIDNVRLFDSSISREEVIEACKFVGADALIQRMKAGYDTHLSERGSGLSAGERQLISFARIVVCKPSILILDEATANLDSHTEQLIQSALQLVAKGRTTLVIAHRLSTIMQADRILVMKQGRIVEQGTHGELLAVDGYYRQLYEHSQGKAEVNQVGK; encoded by the coding sequence ATGCAGGTGGAAATTGGCGCCAGTCCAGTGGGACGTGAGGACAGGAAAGCAGCTTTCCGTTCGGTTCTCGGATATATGAAGCCATTTCGCTGGACCTTTGTGTCTGTGTTCTTTTGTACTGTATTAGCCATTGCCGCTGATTTACTGCAGCCGTATTTGGTAAAAATCGCAATTGACGATAACCTGCTTGCCGGCAAAAACGATCTCCCTGGACTATTCATCATCTGTGGCATTTATTTCGCTTTATCGATCATCGGCTTCATCTTCAGCTACCTGCAGAGCAATCTGCTGCAATATGCGGGACAGAGCATCGTCGGCCGGATTCGCAAAGATTTGTTTGCGCATATCACGAAGCTGCCGATGTCCTTTTTTGACCGCTTCTCCAATGGCAGCCTCGTTACCCATGTGTCAGGGGATACAGAAACCATAAACCAATTTTTCAATCAGGTGCTCCTCAGTTTGATGCGTGACGGCATGACCCTGCTGTTCATCATTATCCTGATGTTTCATCTTGACTCTACACTTGCTCTATACAGCATGCTCTTAATTCCGATCATCGCCTTCATCGCCTTTGCTTTCCGATCTTATATGCGTAAAACGTATCAAATTTCAAGAGCCAATTTATCCAGGCTGATTGCCTTTGTGGCTGAAAATCTGGCGGGAATGAATATCATTCAATCCTTTCATCAGGAAAAGAAGCAGGAGCAGTATTTTACCGATCGGAATCAAATCTATTTGAAATCAAATTTGCGGGAAATTCGCACCAATGTCCTCTTTAACCGTTCTTTTGATATACTTGGCAACTTATCGATCGCATTTGTTACCTGGCTTGGGGGAATGGCTGTTTTTCATCATACGATGGAGTTCGGCGTGCTTTATGCGTTTATTACGTATATTCGTCAATTTTTCCAGCCCATCAACGCCATCACTCAGCAGTGGAATACTCTTCAATCCTCGACTGTAGCAATGGAGCGGATTTGGCGCTTGTTCTCGATCAAATCCGAGATTCAGGAATCGGCTGCGCCTCAAGAAATCGACTTGAAAAAGGTCAAAGGGAAGCTCGATTATCAGCATGTGGAATTCGGATACAGCCCGGAGAGCACGGTGATCCATGATTTGGACCTGCATATCAGTGCGGGTGAAATGATCGGAATTGTCGGTACTACGGGCGCAGGAAAAAGCTCGCTGATGAGCTTGCTTTGCCGCTTTTATGATGTGCGTGAAGGAAGCATACTCATTGATGGGACCGATATACGGGATATTCCGCAGCAAACCCTGCAGCGAATGATTGGACTTGTGCAGCAAGAGCCTTTCTTATATTCAGGAAGCATTATAGATAATGTTCGCTTGTTTGATTCGAGCATTTCTCGGGAGGAAGTTATAGAGGCTTGCAAATTTGTCGGAGCTGATGCGCTGATCCAGAGAATGAAGGCGGGATATGACACACACTTGTCGGAGCGAGGCAGCGGGTTATCGGCCGGAGAACGGCAATTGATATCTTTTGCGCGAATAGTCGTGTGCAAGCCGTCCATTCTGATTCTCGATGAGGCGACTGCCAATCTGGATTCACATACAGAACAGCTGATCCAATCCGCGCTGCAGCTTGTGGCGAAGGGGAGAACGACGCTGGTGATCGCTCATCGGTTGTCTACGATTATGCAAGCTGACCGCATTCTTGTAATGAAGCAGGGGAGAATCGTAGAGCAAGGAACTCATGGAGAGCTCCTTGCTGTGGATGGTTATTACCGTCAATTATACGAGCATTCTCAGGGCAAAGCAGAAGTAAATCAGGTTGGAAAATAA
- a CDS encoding ABC transporter ATP-binding protein: protein MRKQRILLDYLFSHWYYYALAICMIAAGNIIQANYPKVLGDFTDQVQKGGITESAVVDASLLLLAIGLSFGVLAGLGQYTIMRLGRVFEFITRKRLFDQFLKLSESYYSKHGVGELLSYVMNDVTSVRESISMGINQTTNAVILIASVMVMMAVSSIPTYVIIVCTLPLVFIPVLVVYFGPRIRNRSKEVQESLASMTETAEEQFGGIRVTKKFAVEEIMKSRFGEKVDRIRDNQLNLVKMSSMFQAALPFLGTISLMIAIIFGGYLTIQHKISLGNFVALTLYLRMIVSPLQQIGNVINTMQRAQASLDRINKMLRIPPDIQETEHALQLDRKRWGGIQIQGLSFSYPDAGDETLHDINLEIAAGQTLGILGKTGSGKTTLVKLLLRIYDPPEHTISMDRKDIRSITLESLRSQIAYVPQDGFLFSTTIRDNIAFSNREETLDHVEEAAKNAQIYENIMDFPEQYETRLGERGITLSGGQRQRTSLARGFLKDAPVLILDDSVSAVDAVTETQIISNVKEARKGKTTIIIAHRISALKHADQIIVLDHGTIVQQGTHQQLIAEKGIYASLHAIQEEGTRYAKGH from the coding sequence ATGCGCAAGCAGCGGATTTTGTTAGATTATTTATTCTCACATTGGTATTATTACGCGCTGGCCATATGTATGATTGCCGCAGGCAATATCATCCAAGCCAATTATCCCAAGGTGCTCGGTGATTTTACCGACCAAGTGCAGAAGGGCGGCATTACGGAGTCTGCCGTAGTCGACGCCAGTTTGCTTCTACTCGCGATTGGCCTTTCATTCGGAGTTTTGGCAGGGCTTGGGCAATATACGATTATGAGGCTGGGACGGGTGTTTGAATTCATCACCCGCAAACGGTTGTTCGATCAATTTTTGAAGCTGAGCGAAAGCTACTATTCCAAGCACGGTGTGGGTGAACTGCTCAGCTATGTGATGAATGATGTGACTTCTGTGCGTGAATCCATTTCCATGGGCATCAACCAAACCACGAACGCCGTTATCTTGATTGCTTCCGTTATGGTGATGATGGCGGTCAGCTCGATTCCAACGTATGTGATTATTGTTTGTACACTTCCGCTTGTGTTCATTCCAGTGCTGGTCGTTTATTTTGGACCCAGAATCCGTAACAGATCCAAGGAAGTACAGGAATCGTTAGCGAGTATGACAGAGACGGCCGAGGAGCAATTCGGCGGTATACGCGTAACCAAGAAATTCGCAGTTGAAGAGATCATGAAGTCGCGTTTTGGTGAAAAGGTGGATCGAATCAGGGACAATCAACTGAATTTGGTGAAGATGTCCTCGATGTTCCAGGCTGCATTGCCTTTCCTGGGTACCATTTCCCTTATGATTGCGATTATTTTTGGCGGTTACTTAACGATTCAACATAAGATCTCGTTAGGTAATTTTGTCGCGCTTACTTTATACCTGCGGATGATCGTGTCTCCGCTTCAGCAAATCGGCAATGTGATCAATACGATGCAGCGGGCACAGGCCTCACTCGATCGCATTAACAAAATGTTGAGGATTCCTCCGGATATTCAGGAGACCGAGCATGCGCTTCAGCTGGATCGAAAGCGGTGGGGTGGAATACAAATCCAGGGATTATCTTTTTCATATCCGGATGCCGGGGACGAGACACTTCACGATATCAACCTCGAAATAGCAGCAGGACAAACATTAGGCATTCTTGGAAAAACGGGCAGCGGCAAAACAACGCTGGTGAAGCTTCTCCTGCGTATTTACGACCCGCCTGAGCACACGATAAGCATGGATCGGAAGGATATTCGCAGCATAACCTTGGAAAGCTTGCGCAGTCAGATTGCCTATGTACCGCAGGATGGATTTCTGTTCAGTACGACGATACGGGATAACATAGCTTTTTCCAACCGTGAAGAGACACTGGACCATGTGGAAGAAGCGGCAAAAAATGCGCAAATCTATGAAAATATTATGGATTTCCCTGAACAATATGAAACCAGGCTGGGAGAGAGAGGAATCACCTTGTCCGGCGGCCAAAGGCAAAGAACCAGCTTGGCTCGAGGCTTCTTGAAGGACGCGCCTGTACTGATCCTGGATGACAGCGTCAGCGCGGTTGATGCGGTCACCGAGACGCAAATCATCAGCAACGTAAAAGAAGCGAGAAAAGGAAAAACCACGATTATTATCGCGCATCGAATAAGCGCCTTGAAGCATGCGGATCAAATCATTGTGCTGGATCATGGAACCATTGTCCAACAGGGCACTCATCAGCAGTTGATCGCGGAAAAAGGGATCTATGCTTCTCTGCATGCCATCCAAGAGGAGGGGACTCGCTATGCCAAAGGTCATTGA
- a CDS encoding acetylxylan esterase — translation MDELARQLKELNDYIPEMSVKPQLLQQFWHDQLETFNHKPLNMQRKQVDSPFPYAKVYEIQFEGFDQTPLFGWYIVPSFVHGKMPCVVVYQGYTNGRGYPERYAHWLMLGYCVLALDVRGQGGQTGNQLTSSEGMTKGWISQGILQKETSYYMAIIIDALKALDAASVQPETDVEAIVLHGGSQGGGLVMAVAALSNKACCAVADIPNMCHMNYGIFDSIGSLKELAEFANVYPEKLTLILENLSYFDNMNLADRIRIPILVSVGLKDEICLPKTIFAAYNRIEAPKEIKVYPFLGHSVNEYQKRESMNFIKKCLQ, via the coding sequence ATGGACGAGCTTGCCCGTCAATTAAAGGAGCTAAATGACTACATTCCCGAAATGAGTGTGAAACCGCAGCTTCTTCAACAATTCTGGCATGATCAGCTGGAGACATTTAACCATAAACCGTTGAATATGCAAAGGAAGCAAGTGGATTCTCCATTCCCCTATGCCAAGGTATATGAAATTCAATTTGAAGGGTTTGACCAAACACCCTTGTTTGGATGGTATATTGTGCCTTCTTTTGTTCACGGTAAAATGCCGTGTGTGGTCGTCTATCAAGGCTACACCAACGGACGCGGCTATCCTGAAAGATATGCCCACTGGCTGATGCTGGGATATTGTGTGTTAGCCTTGGATGTGCGGGGACAGGGAGGTCAAACCGGAAATCAATTGACCAGCAGCGAGGGAATGACCAAGGGCTGGATTTCCCAAGGAATTTTGCAAAAAGAAACCTCTTATTACATGGCTATCATCATAGATGCTTTAAAAGCTCTGGATGCCGCCTCCGTTCAACCCGAGACCGATGTTGAGGCCATTGTGCTTCATGGGGGGAGCCAAGGAGGCGGTTTGGTTATGGCGGTTGCAGCTTTATCCAACAAGGCCTGCTGCGCAGTTGCCGACATCCCGAATATGTGCCATATGAATTATGGTATATTTGATTCCATAGGCTCTCTTAAAGAGCTTGCTGAATTCGCCAATGTGTACCCGGAAAAGTTAACTCTCATCTTGGAAAATCTGAGCTATTTTGATAATATGAATTTGGCTGATCGAATCCGGATTCCTATTTTGGTGTCGGTGGGCTTGAAGGATGAAATATGCCTTCCCAAAACAATTTTCGCCGCTTATAACCGGATCGAGGCTCCCAAGGAAATCAAGGTGTATCCTTTTCTGGGCCACAGTGTGAATGAATATCAGAAAAGGGAAAGCATGAATTTTATAAAAAAGTGTTTGCAATAG
- a CDS encoding DUF1294 domain-containing protein: MPAALFIYLLFINAINFFTMGYDKKQARRGRRRIPEQRLFTFAAIGGALGGWLGMLVWRHKTKHLSFTLGFPALLAVNFLCVYLLLLLLGNI; this comes from the coding sequence TTGCCCGCAGCATTATTCATTTATCTCCTTTTTATTAATGCCATTAACTTCTTCACTATGGGATATGATAAGAAGCAAGCAAGGCGAGGCCGCAGAAGAATCCCGGAACAACGTTTATTTACATTCGCAGCCATTGGAGGAGCACTGGGCGGATGGCTTGGCATGCTTGTCTGGCGGCATAAAACAAAGCACTTGTCATTTACATTGGGTTTTCCTGCTCTTCTTGCTGTTAACTTTTTATGTGTTTATTTGCTATTACTTTTACTAGGTAATATCTGA